From Nonlabens sp. Ci31, the proteins below share one genomic window:
- a CDS encoding gliding motility-associated C-terminal domain-containing protein, whose product MKYILYLLIFICSAFAKAQLESSYWYFGINAGIDFNTGNAVAINDGQLITGEGCATISDEFGNLLFYTDGSLVYDAAHILMPNGAGLKGNSSSTSSAIIVPLPGSPNLYYVFTVDTDDLVYRNTEGLHYSIVDMSLNGGTGDIDVLNKNTNLLPITSEKLTAISNATGDGFWIISQFQDLFYSYELTANGLNTTPVISQVAPFVELITATVTNVDVAAMRGYIKVNARGNRLVAAHFSNNTTAEFTGITDVLTARSTAYTNGGELYLYDFDNATGIVSNAQPLLTRQDGGSIYGVEFSGNGQFLYAEVDYMNASTTQIFELIRGEIIQYDLTASSIANSATVIHQDNITPFRGALQLGLDNKIYHSRLQQNALSVINNPDDAGTNASYTFNSFPLTQNATAWYGLPIFVQSFLLNGEIEAIDHCFGEEQSFSINTPANLVSVNWDFGDPASGVANSSSELVPSHLFSAPGSYTVSATVETLVQVFTVTTTIEVFEQVTINGFPNVLELCEEGFDEALFDLTEIGDLISTNSNQTVTYYETETDALASQNSILNPFNYTNLFPTQEIYMRVSNENCFLIYSFLIQIKNCPVEIFNVVTPNGDGLNDTFIVSGLYNIYTNHKMYIFSRYGQKIWEGNNNSGGWDGTSNTGLYNSGERLPTGTYFYVLELNEPNIKPKAGYVYLR is encoded by the coding sequence ATGAAGTACATCTTATATTTATTGATTTTTATTTGTTCCGCTTTCGCGAAAGCGCAACTGGAATCCTCCTACTGGTATTTTGGGATCAACGCCGGTATTGATTTTAACACAGGCAATGCTGTAGCAATTAATGATGGACAATTAATAACTGGAGAAGGTTGTGCCACCATCTCAGATGAATTTGGCAATTTATTATTCTATACAGATGGCTCTTTAGTATACGATGCCGCTCATATCCTTATGCCTAACGGGGCTGGCCTTAAAGGAAACTCTTCAAGTACCAGCAGTGCCATAATCGTCCCATTACCTGGAAGTCCTAATTTATACTATGTTTTTACGGTAGATACTGATGATCTGGTCTATCGCAATACAGAAGGATTGCACTACTCAATCGTTGATATGTCTTTAAACGGAGGTACTGGGGATATTGATGTTTTAAATAAAAACACCAACCTATTACCTATAACTTCAGAAAAACTAACCGCTATTTCAAACGCTACAGGTGACGGATTTTGGATCATTTCGCAATTTCAAGATTTATTTTATTCTTATGAATTAACAGCCAATGGATTGAATACTACTCCAGTTATTTCTCAAGTGGCTCCATTTGTAGAGTTGATTACTGCAACTGTAACAAATGTAGATGTAGCTGCTATGCGTGGTTACATTAAAGTAAACGCTAGAGGTAATAGACTGGTTGCCGCTCATTTTTCAAATAACACCACGGCAGAGTTTACTGGCATTACAGATGTTTTAACAGCACGAAGTACTGCCTATACAAATGGCGGCGAGTTATACCTATACGACTTTGATAATGCTACAGGAATAGTATCAAATGCGCAACCCTTGTTGACAAGACAGGATGGTGGTTCCATTTATGGGGTAGAATTTTCTGGAAATGGACAGTTTTTATATGCAGAAGTGGATTATATGAATGCTTCTACGACTCAAATATTTGAGTTAATAAGAGGTGAGATTATTCAATATGACTTAACAGCCTCTAGCATTGCAAATAGTGCTACAGTTATTCATCAAGATAACATCACGCCTTTTAGAGGTGCACTGCAATTGGGACTGGACAATAAAATATACCATTCCAGACTTCAACAAAATGCCTTGAGTGTTATCAATAACCCCGATGATGCAGGAACCAATGCCAGTTATACGTTTAACTCTTTTCCGTTGACTCAAAATGCAACAGCATGGTATGGATTACCCATTTTTGTACAGTCCTTTTTACTGAACGGTGAAATTGAAGCAATAGATCACTGTTTTGGTGAAGAACAATCTTTTAGTATCAATACCCCAGCAAACTTAGTCTCCGTAAATTGGGACTTTGGAGATCCAGCCTCAGGAGTTGCTAATAGTTCCAGTGAACTAGTTCCTTCTCATTTATTTTCTGCTCCGGGATCTTATACCGTATCAGCTACCGTAGAAACCTTAGTACAAGTTTTTACCGTAACAACAACAATTGAGGTATTTGAGCAAGTTACTATAAATGGTTTTCCAAATGTATTAGAATTATGTGAAGAAGGTTTTGACGAGGCTTTATTTGATTTGACTGAAATTGGTGATCTTATTTCTACAAATAGCAATCAGACCGTAACCTATTATGAAACAGAGACAGATGCTTTAGCAAGTCAAAACTCTATTTTAAATCCTTTCAATTACACCAATTTATTCCCTACTCAAGAAATTTATATGAGGGTATCAAATGAAAACTGTTTCCTTATTTATTCATTTTTGATACAGATAAAAAATTGTCCTGTGGAGATTTTTAATGTAGTTACACCTAACGGTGATGGATTAAACGATACGTTCATCGTTTCTGGACTTTATAATATCTATACTAATCATAAAATGTATATATTTAGCAGATACGGACAAAAAATATGGGAAGGAAATAACAATTCTGGCGGATGGGACGGCACTTCTAATACTGGTTTATATAACTCAGGAGAAAGGCTTCCTACTGGAACTTATTTTTACGTACTGGAATTAAATGAACCTAACATTAAACCCAAAGCAGGCTATGTCTATTTAAGGTAA
- a CDS encoding T9SS type B sorting domain-containing protein, translated as MQKKKLLFAFLITAITLCSSIVNAQLQASNWYFGFNAGISFDPITGAVTPLTNGQVSTNEGCATISDENGQLLFYTDGIIVYDSTHQIMLNGQGLRGDPSSSQSAIIIPKPQDANIYYIFTVDLPPGNQGGGDKVHYYEVDMRGNSGLGEVTTDINNPPLLVNEASEKLTAINHAVNDEIFVTTYANSTGFGFFDSFHTFTVTATGVNPTPIISTVATPTLARRGYLKFSPDGRFLVSCTMGAQSYIYDFDQSTGLVSNERAINLTTANQAGYGAEFSPDGSLLYITASNDTFGNNPANHSSTLYQFELTPANLSAPFLNGIEIDTRPGYRGAIQLGIDGKIYRALADTFTIGRNFLGVINNPNIVGAGCNYQHDAIPLAGRMSTQGLPPFIQSFFALIEVENLCLGDGTTFEFQSDTPPDSVLWEFGDGTTSTLENPTHIYTTARIYNVVLSLTSGGSTRVYRKNVQIYDTPVANTISDIVACDADLNGREIVNLDLLATPQILGTQDPNIFTVRYFTNQADADMNRNAITTPYLATISQQTLIARIYNSNSASCYETLPFDLEVFDQPFSNLVSDLEVCDDDFDGVVTFDLSNQTNTILGSQNASDFNVSYHSSQNDADNNSGALALSYANTTAFNETVFIRIENTLEPSCADTTQSFELIVNPKPVATDFSAFQCDEDGTPDGRTVFSFMSFDDSISASAIAVSVSYFINQNDANANINALDNISYINLTPMQNIIARVTNDITGCYTTSTVTLSVSASDAQDTSLSICDDDGIEDGLAEFDLSNANSDVLISAPANVTVNYYTSLNDALTEQNTLPNLFTNTTPDNQSLFARAESPDGNCFGISEVLLTVNAIPVIELTELYDYCGNNPQALTLDSGILTGTLNEYTYLWSTGATTASISVTAGGDYRVTVSNLEGCSRDRLITVIISEPATITSVETINAGTSSAGSATINVTGLGDYEYRINFEDSYQDSPVFNNIAPGFYTVYVRDKNGCGTTTQDFSIMGYPRFFTPNNDGFNDYWQLIGVSVVFEPNSEIFIFDRYGKLLKQVSPQGPGWDGTYNGTPLPSSDYWFKATLMDGTTFSSHFTLKR; from the coding sequence ATGCAGAAAAAGAAATTATTATTTGCCTTTTTAATTACGGCAATTACATTGTGTTCTAGTATCGTAAATGCTCAATTGCAGGCATCAAACTGGTATTTTGGATTCAACGCAGGTATCAGCTTTGATCCAATAACAGGAGCAGTAACTCCTTTAACTAACGGTCAGGTCTCTACCAATGAGGGCTGCGCTACCATTTCAGATGAGAATGGGCAGCTGTTGTTTTATACTGATGGGATCATCGTTTATGACAGTACACATCAAATCATGCTCAATGGCCAAGGACTAAGAGGTGATCCATCGAGTAGTCAAAGTGCCATTATTATTCCTAAACCCCAAGATGCTAATATCTATTATATTTTCACCGTCGACCTTCCTCCTGGAAATCAGGGCGGTGGTGATAAAGTTCATTATTATGAAGTAGACATGAGAGGTAATTCTGGACTTGGAGAGGTAACTACTGATATTAATAATCCGCCTTTACTAGTAAACGAGGCTTCTGAAAAATTGACGGCAATTAATCATGCTGTCAATGATGAGATATTTGTAACTACTTACGCCAACTCTACAGGTTTTGGCTTCTTTGATTCTTTCCATACGTTTACGGTTACTGCCACTGGAGTAAACCCTACTCCTATTATATCAACCGTCGCTACGCCTACATTAGCAAGAAGGGGGTATTTAAAATTCTCGCCAGACGGTCGTTTTCTAGTTTCTTGTACCATGGGTGCGCAAAGTTATATCTATGATTTTGACCAAAGTACTGGCCTCGTTTCCAATGAAAGAGCTATAAATTTAACTACTGCAAATCAAGCTGGCTACGGTGCAGAGTTCTCTCCAGACGGTAGCTTATTGTATATCACAGCTTCTAATGACACTTTTGGAAACAATCCGGCAAACCATTCCTCTACTCTTTATCAATTTGAACTCACCCCAGCAAACCTATCCGCTCCATTTTTGAACGGTATTGAAATAGATACACGACCTGGTTATCGAGGTGCGATACAATTGGGAATAGATGGAAAAATATACCGAGCACTTGCCGATACTTTTACCATAGGTAGAAATTTTTTAGGTGTTATTAATAATCCTAACATTGTAGGTGCTGGTTGTAATTATCAACACGATGCTATTCCTTTAGCTGGACGTATGTCAACTCAAGGATTACCTCCTTTTATTCAAAGTTTCTTCGCTTTAATAGAAGTAGAAAATTTGTGTTTAGGTGATGGCACCACATTTGAATTTCAATCTGATACACCACCAGATTCTGTTCTTTGGGAATTTGGAGACGGAACCACTTCTACACTAGAAAATCCAACTCATATTTACACTACTGCTAGAATTTACAATGTTGTTTTATCATTAACAAGTGGTGGAAGCACAAGAGTATATCGTAAAAACGTACAGATTTATGACACTCCTGTTGCAAATACCATAAGCGATATAGTTGCCTGTGATGCTGATCTAAACGGAAGAGAAATAGTTAATTTAGACCTACTTGCTACACCACAAATTTTAGGCACACAAGACCCTAACATTTTCACAGTGAGGTATTTTACCAATCAAGCAGATGCCGATATGAACAGAAATGCCATTACTACTCCGTATCTAGCAACTATTTCTCAACAAACACTTATTGCTAGAATTTATAACAGTAATAGTGCAAGCTGCTATGAAACCTTGCCTTTTGATTTAGAAGTGTTTGATCAGCCATTTTCTAATCTCGTAAGTGATTTAGAGGTTTGTGATGATGATTTTGACGGTGTGGTCACCTTTGATTTGAGCAATCAGACAAATACAATCCTAGGCTCTCAAAACGCCTCTGATTTTAATGTCTCCTATCATTCTTCACAAAATGATGCCGACAACAACTCTGGAGCATTGGCATTGAGTTATGCCAATACAACAGCTTTTAATGAAACTGTGTTTATACGTATAGAAAATACTTTAGAACCAAGTTGTGCTGATACCACTCAATCTTTTGAATTAATTGTTAATCCTAAACCTGTAGCCACCGACTTCTCTGCATTTCAATGTGATGAAGACGGCACTCCAGATGGAAGAACAGTGTTTAGTTTTATGAGTTTTGATGATTCTATAAGTGCAAGTGCTATAGCCGTTAGCGTTTCTTATTTTATCAATCAAAATGATGCAAATGCTAATATAAATGCTCTGGATAATATAAGTTATATCAACCTTACTCCTATGCAAAATATCATCGCTAGAGTTACCAATGATATCACTGGCTGTTATACCACTTCTACCGTTACTTTATCAGTAAGTGCTAGCGATGCTCAAGACACTAGCTTATCTATTTGTGATGATGATGGAATAGAAGATGGTCTTGCAGAATTTGATCTTTCCAATGCCAATAGTGATGTGTTGATCAGTGCACCGGCAAACGTAACTGTAAATTACTACACATCCCTAAACGACGCTTTAACAGAGCAAAATACACTACCTAATCTATTTACGAACACCACACCTGACAACCAAAGCCTATTTGCACGAGCAGAATCTCCAGATGGCAACTGTTTTGGAATCAGCGAAGTGTTATTAACAGTGAATGCAATTCCTGTTATAGAATTAACCGAATTGTATGATTATTGTGGCAACAATCCGCAAGCTTTAACTCTAGATAGCGGTATCCTGACTGGAACTTTAAATGAGTATACCTATTTATGGAGTACTGGGGCAACTACAGCATCTATTTCTGTGACTGCAGGTGGCGATTATCGCGTCACGGTTTCTAATTTAGAAGGCTGTTCTAGAGATAGACTGATTACGGTAATCATAAGTGAGCCTGCAACTATTACCAGTGTAGAAACTATAAATGCAGGTACTAGCAGCGCCGGATCTGCAACTATTAATGTAACTGGATTAGGGGATTATGAATACCGCATCAACTTTGAAGACTCCTATCAAGACAGTCCCGTTTTTAATAATATTGCACCTGGGTTTTATACGGTTTATGTAAGGGATAAAAACGGTTGTGGTACGACTACACAAGACTTCAGTATTATGGGTTATCCTCGTTTTTTTACTCCTAATAATGATGGCTTTAACGATTACTGGCAATTAATAGGGGTCTCTGTGGTTTTTGAACCAAATTCTGAAATTTTTATTTTTGACCGCTATGGAAAATTGTTAAAGCAAGTTTCTCCACAAGGGCCAGGTTGGGATGGAACCTATAACGGTACTCCTTTACCTTCAAGCGATTATTGGTTCAAAGCTACATTAATGGATGGCACAACTTTCTCTTCTCACTTTACTTTGAAAAGATAA
- a CDS encoding ABC transporter permease — MKRLLDIEFHKFRYSKSSKTLTIIYLVIVVLLMLTGMIRISFNQFSGSLSDLGIFNFPLIWHITTYFTSYLKIFIAIVLVSLTASEYSNRTIKQNLIDGLSKKELILSKFYLALTLAVLTTLIVFIASLILGLIYSDFNEFSIIFSQMGYLGAFFLAHLIFFCFCLFAGILIKRSAFALGFVFVWYIFEGILNIIARLVDGFYDTSIYDWLLHILPLNAMSNLIKQPFTKIDLVESTLNQISIAEIDLQYDIEWLDILSVCIWSALFIYWSYVLLKRRDL; from the coding sequence ATGAAAAGATTATTAGATATAGAATTTCATAAATTCAGATATAGTAAAAGCAGTAAAACTCTTACCATCATCTATTTAGTTATAGTAGTGTTGTTGATGCTTACTGGAATGATCAGGATTAGTTTTAATCAGTTTAGTGGTAGTCTATCTGATTTGGGAATTTTTAATTTCCCATTGATCTGGCATATTACGACATACTTTACCAGTTATTTAAAGATTTTTATAGCAATTGTATTGGTTTCATTAACCGCAAGTGAGTACAGCAATAGAACTATTAAACAAAATCTAATTGATGGATTGAGTAAAAAAGAATTGATTCTTTCTAAGTTTTATTTAGCGCTTACTCTGGCTGTACTAACCACTTTGATCGTTTTTATAGCTTCCTTAATTTTAGGTTTGATTTATTCAGATTTTAACGAGTTTTCTATTATTTTCTCTCAGATGGGCTATTTAGGAGCCTTCTTTTTAGCTCATTTGATATTCTTTTGCTTTTGCCTATTTGCAGGAATTTTGATTAAGAGAAGTGCTTTTGCCTTAGGATTTGTATTTGTATGGTACATCTTTGAAGGAATTCTCAATATAATTGCTAGACTGGTAGACGGATTTTATGATACTTCCATTTACGACTGGTTACTACATATTCTCCCTTTAAATGCTATGTCCAATTTAATTAAACAACCCTTTACAAAAATTGATTTGGTAGAATCGACCTTGAATCAAATTTCAATTGCTGAAATTGACTTGCAATATGATATTGAATGGCTTGACATCCTTTCTGTATGTATCTGGAGTGCCCTATTTATCTACTGGTCTTATGTGTTACTTAAACGAAGAGACTTGTAA
- a CDS encoding ABC transporter ATP-binding protein — METILEINQLHKNYGTLTAVDHISFKIKKGHVYGILGPNGSGKSTTLGMVLNVVNPTSGGYKWFEGTTSNHDALKRIGAIIERPNFYPSMSAIQNLELVCKIKNIDTSKIEEKLTLVELLSRKHSPFKTYSLGMKQRLAIASALLNDPEILILDEPTNGLDPQGIRQIRDIIQKIAANGTTILLASHLLDEVEKVCTDVVVLRLGKMLYSGPVDEMNRNHGSIFIDATDREALHHFLKDKAYAGTITTNDDGLEVKLYEEVNNAQINKEAFENGIVLSKLFHKKQSLEDQFIELTNQN, encoded by the coding sequence ATGGAAACCATCCTTGAAATTAATCAACTTCATAAAAACTATGGTACGCTCACTGCAGTGGATCATATTTCATTTAAAATAAAAAAAGGCCATGTCTACGGAATTCTCGGTCCCAACGGTAGCGGTAAATCCACCACTTTGGGAATGGTACTCAATGTCGTGAACCCTACTAGTGGCGGTTATAAATGGTTTGAAGGAACCACTTCTAATCACGACGCCTTAAAAAGAATAGGTGCTATTATAGAGCGGCCTAATTTTTATCCCAGTATGAGTGCGATTCAAAATCTAGAGCTGGTCTGTAAAATTAAAAATATAGACACCTCTAAAATTGAAGAGAAATTAACTCTTGTAGAATTGCTTTCGCGAAAGCATTCTCCTTTTAAAACCTACTCTTTGGGAATGAAACAACGTCTTGCGATTGCGAGTGCCTTGCTCAATGATCCAGAGATATTGATACTTGATGAACCTACCAATGGCTTAGACCCCCAAGGAATACGTCAAATTAGAGATATTATTCAAAAGATTGCTGCAAACGGGACTACCATCCTACTCGCTTCTCACTTACTGGATGAAGTGGAAAAAGTGTGCACTGACGTAGTGGTTTTACGCTTAGGTAAAATGTTGTATTCTGGTCCTGTAGACGAAATGAATAGAAATCATGGATCTATATTTATAGACGCCACTGATAGAGAAGCGCTGCATCATTTCCTCAAAGACAAAGCCTATGCTGGAACAATCACAACAAATGATGATGGTCTGGAAGTAAAACTTTATGAAGAAGTGAACAATGCACAAATCAATAAAGAAGCCTTTGAGAACGGCATTGTTCTGAGTAAACTATTTCATAAAAAACAAAGTCTGGAAGACCAATTCATTGAATTAACCAACCAAAACTAA
- a CDS encoding nucleoid-associated protein codes for MINLYNTRIENLAIHRVGNKNKGELLLTSSTSTALDDEMHSLLKEYFLKSFRSKEEAYYSFFNEDGLEFHDMYAFAKAIFSTPASLLENSKKMAKHLYEQSDHPHIRSGEVYICYFDNVMVDNNKTDAIGIFKSELKQEFLQFEEGANDLKMILQQGVNLNKLDKGAIIFNVEEEAGYKILSVDSNRYDAKYWLESFLGVDVFEDENFFTKKYLKFCQDFAKDVVLPAEDKKEEVMFMNRAVNHFAKNDTFEETAFLNETLDNPDLIPEFKNYKMEKGAKHSIEDVSTFPISNTAVSAARKGIKSVINLDTHVQIKMDFTNSDSADKFIEKGWDEEKQMYYYLVYFNREEKK; via the coding sequence ATGATCAATTTATACAATACTAGAATTGAAAATCTTGCTATACATCGTGTAGGTAATAAGAATAAAGGAGAGCTTTTGCTCACTTCTAGCACTTCTACCGCGCTGGACGATGAAATGCATTCCCTTTTAAAGGAGTATTTCTTGAAATCTTTTCGTTCTAAAGAAGAAGCATATTACAGCTTCTTTAATGAAGATGGCCTAGAATTTCATGATATGTACGCTTTCGCGAAAGCGATATTCTCCACACCAGCATCTTTACTAGAAAATAGTAAGAAGATGGCAAAACACTTGTACGAGCAGTCAGACCATCCACACATACGAAGCGGTGAAGTGTATATCTGTTATTTTGATAACGTTATGGTGGACAACAATAAGACAGATGCTATTGGGATTTTTAAAAGTGAACTTAAGCAAGAGTTTTTACAGTTTGAAGAAGGAGCAAATGATCTTAAAATGATCTTGCAACAGGGAGTCAACTTAAATAAACTAGACAAAGGAGCCATTATTTTTAACGTAGAAGAAGAAGCTGGATATAAAATCCTATCGGTAGATTCTAACCGTTATGATGCTAAATACTGGCTGGAGAGTTTCTTAGGAGTAGATGTTTTTGAGGACGAAAATTTCTTTACGAAGAAATATTTAAAGTTTTGTCAAGACTTTGCAAAAGACGTAGTTCTTCCTGCCGAAGATAAGAAAGAAGAAGTGATGTTTATGAATCGTGCGGTGAATCATTTTGCCAAAAACGATACGTTTGAAGAAACCGCTTTCTTAAATGAAACGCTGGACAACCCTGATTTGATTCCAGAATTTAAGAATTATAAAATGGAAAAAGGGGCAAAACACTCTATAGAAGATGTATCTACTTTCCCTATTTCAAATACCGCAGTAAGTGCAGCGCGCAAAGGAATTAAGAGTGTTATCAATCTTGATACGCATGTGCAAATCAAAATGGATTTTACCAATTCTGACAGTGCAGATAAGTTTATAGAAAAAGGCTGGGATGAAGAAAAACAAATGTATTATTACCTGGTTTACTTTAACCGAGAAGAGAAGAAGTAA
- a CDS encoding IS1096 element passenger TnpR family protein: MIYRLRVLLDANDDCFRDIEIDEKSTLEEFHNVIVQAFQLQGDEMASFYASDEEWNQGEEYCLFDMSGGMAPVKKMADTLLEKAMSKKKTRMIYIYDFLSLWTFSVELADIVPHNPGTTYPQVIFSVGELPDSAPDKEFEADPRFHDDDDDEEYSDDEDDEFYDEESFDENDLY, translated from the coding sequence ATGATCTATAGATTACGAGTTCTTCTCGATGCAAACGACGACTGTTTTAGAGACATTGAGATAGATGAAAAAAGCACATTAGAAGAGTTTCATAATGTCATTGTGCAAGCTTTCCAGCTGCAAGGTGATGAAATGGCTAGTTTCTATGCCAGTGATGAAGAGTGGAATCAAGGCGAGGAATACTGCCTTTTTGATATGAGCGGTGGAATGGCACCTGTAAAAAAGATGGCAGATACGCTTTTAGAGAAAGCCATGAGCAAAAAGAAAACAAGAATGATCTATATTTATGACTTCTTGAGCTTGTGGACCTTTTCTGTGGAATTAGCTGATATAGTTCCTCATAATCCAGGCACCACTTATCCCCAAGTGATATTTTCTGTGGGTGAATTACCAGACAGTGCACCAGATAAAGAATTTGAAGCAGACCCTCGTTTTCACGATGATGACGATGACGAAGAATACAGCGATGATGAAGACGATGAATTTTATGATGAAGAATCCTTTGATGAAAATGACCTATATTAA
- a CDS encoding COX15/CtaA family protein: protein MNQKIKNFFSEKRYRWWLMASIIVIYLIIVAGAIVRMTGSGMGCPDWPKCFGYWIPPTEQVEIEFSPETPYKEGMVIIIDKELRVAKEDFFTGTTYQPQNWEPYTKHDYSVFNVYHTWTEYINRLIGALGGLVVFILFIFSLRYIKKRPRLTILSFVSVLSMGIQAVIGKIVVDTNLSPALITFHMIAALLIVGLLIYLLHEVKPTDYSYKSNKTMVRAAAGLIILTLIQVIMGTQVRQFIDEQVDLFGYPLTSEWLENGPLIFMIHRSYSILLLVLHGWFIYRAVHIFHHPKKSYSVLASLFVITILSGVFMNYLDFPFGSQAVHLVIASLILGMQFYLWMRLRVALH from the coding sequence ATGAACCAAAAGATCAAAAACTTCTTTTCAGAAAAGCGCTACCGCTGGTGGCTTATGGCCAGCATAATTGTTATTTATTTAATTATTGTTGCCGGAGCTATTGTACGCATGACTGGGAGCGGTATGGGGTGTCCAGACTGGCCGAAATGTTTTGGGTATTGGATTCCGCCTACAGAGCAAGTGGAGATCGAGTTCTCTCCAGAAACTCCTTATAAAGAAGGAATGGTTATTATTATTGATAAGGAACTGCGAGTTGCCAAAGAGGATTTTTTTACAGGCACTACCTACCAACCACAAAACTGGGAACCTTATACCAAGCATGATTATTCTGTTTTCAATGTATATCATACCTGGACAGAATACATCAATAGATTGATTGGAGCTCTTGGCGGTCTAGTTGTTTTTATATTGTTTATTTTCTCCCTGCGCTATATTAAGAAAAGACCGAGACTTACTATTCTTAGTTTTGTCTCCGTACTTTCTATGGGAATTCAAGCCGTTATAGGTAAAATAGTGGTGGATACAAACTTATCTCCTGCGCTCATTACCTTTCACATGATCGCTGCTTTATTGATTGTAGGATTGCTTATTTATTTACTCCACGAGGTAAAACCTACTGATTATAGTTATAAAAGTAACAAAACCATGGTACGCGCTGCCGCTGGCTTAATCATTCTCACGTTGATTCAAGTGATTATGGGAACACAAGTACGCCAATTTATAGATGAGCAAGTAGATCTATTTGGTTATCCATTAACTTCAGAATGGCTGGAAAATGGTCCGTTGATTTTTATGATTCATAGAAGTTACTCTATTTTATTACTGGTGCTTCACGGTTGGTTTATTTACAGAGCAGTTCATATATTCCATCATCCTAAAAAATCCTATTCCGTTCTCGCTTCGTTATTTGTTATTACCATTCTAAGCGGTGTTTTTATGAATTACTTGGACTTTCCTTTCGGTTCTCAAGCGGTGCATTTAGTTATTGCCTCTTTGATTCTTGGGATGCAGTTTTATTTATGGATGCGACTTAGGGTGGCTTTACACTAA
- a CDS encoding tRNA-(ms[2]io[6]A)-hydroxylase: MENIVSKTTLGLNLPTDPRWVDLAAMSMQDILTDHAFCEQKAASTIISIIQMHSDKPEIVEALSPIVTEEWGHFRMVLAELKKRGLTLGIQRPDQYIKELMKGKPKGTGRDQLFLDQLLICALIEARSCERFKILSQQLEEQDLKDFYHQFMVAEAAHYKLFLKLAKSFFEEEKVMTRWQYWLDHEAGFLANLEVRGDRMH, encoded by the coding sequence ATGGAAAATATTGTTTCTAAAACAACTTTAGGATTGAACCTACCTACAGATCCACGATGGGTAGATCTTGCTGCTATGAGCATGCAGGATATCCTGACAGATCATGCTTTTTGCGAACAAAAAGCGGCGAGTACCATCATTTCTATTATTCAAATGCATTCTGACAAACCTGAAATTGTGGAAGCCCTTTCTCCTATAGTTACCGAAGAATGGGGGCATTTTAGAATGGTTTTGGCCGAATTAAAGAAAAGAGGTTTGACCCTTGGGATACAGCGTCCAGATCAATACATCAAAGAATTGATGAAAGGAAAACCAAAAGGTACCGGACGGGATCAGTTGTTCTTAGATCAGCTTTTGATTTGTGCGCTTATTGAAGCTCGTAGTTGTGAGCGTTTTAAAATTCTTTCTCAACAACTAGAAGAGCAAGATTTAAAAGATTTCTACCATCAATTCATGGTGGCTGAAGCGGCTCATTACAAACTGTTTCTCAAGCTTGCCAAAAGCTTTTTTGAAGAAGAAAAGGTGATGACCAGATGGCAATATTGGTTAGATCATGAAGCTGGTTTTTTAGCTAATCTCGAGGTTCGTGGCGATCGAATGCATTAA